In Pirellulales bacterium, the sequence TCCGTTTCATTAGCGACTCTTAGTGCAATTAGATTGGTTGCGACAACCGTTCGGAAGATCTACGCCGCCTTCAATTCGAGAGCATGGTCCCGGATTATTCGCCGAATTGGGACGGACTTCGAGATTAAGGCACGCGCCCAAAAATTGGAGTCTTGATTCGACCCCGTGCTACGCGGACGACGACAGGCCCAAAATAGTCGGCGGCGGCGGCGATTGCAAGCGTTCGGCGACACGGGAGAAAGAGCGGTCGGACACCGGCCATGACAGTCCGCATGTCCTCGGAGGCGAGTTCAAGCGGGTCGAAATCTTTCGGACCAGATCGCCCCACTACTTCGGCAATTCCTTCGAGCCGACGATGGTCATGTTGAGGCCGATTTGGACAGTGACTGGCTTGTCGCCGATCTTGATGATCGTCTTGCCGTTGAGATACCAGCCGAGCGAGCCGGTCGAGAACTCCTTGACGTCGGCGAGCATCGTCGAACCGCCAATGTTGATCTCGACCGGCCTGGCATGGTCGTGAAACTCCGCGCGATTAACGGGACAGGACGTCTTCGCCATCTGAGTGCTCCTTTCGGTGTGAGAATCCTTCGTACTTTTGTTATTCCATACTCACGACCAACTCACCGGCCTCGACCGGCGTGCCGGCCTTGACGAGCACGTCGGCCACTCGGCCGTCTTGTTCGGCATAGAGGGTCGTTTCCATCTTCATCGCTTCGAGGGTGAGCAGCTTTTGGCCGCGTTTGACTGAGTCGCCGATCTTGACCGCGACGTTGACGACGAGTCCCGGCATCGGGGCGGCGATTTGCCGCGGATCGCTCGGCTCGGCCTTCGGGCGGCGGATCACTTCGGTCTCGAGCGATTTATCGGACACATTCACCGAGCGCGGCTGACCGTTCAACTCGAAGAACACGGTCCGCCGGCCGTCGGGATGCGGCTCGCCAACCGTGAGCAGCTTGACGATCAGCGTTTTGCCCGGCTCGATATCGACGGCCAGCTCTTCCCCCGGCTGTTGGCCGTAGAGGAAGAACGGGGTGGGCAGCACGCTCGTGTCGGAAAAAGTCTGCTGATGGGAGACGAAATCCTGGAAGACTCGCGGATAGAGCAGATAGGTGACCATATCTTGATCGCTCGGCTCGCCGCCGATGATCTTCTTCAACTTTTCGGCGGTAGCGGCGAAATCGGCGGGCGGGAGCGATTCGCCCGGCCGCCCTTCGACCGCCTTCTGATCGCGGAGCACGCGCTTGCGCACCTCGGGCGGAAAGCCCCCCGGCGGCTGCCCCATCCGCCCGGCCAATAGATCGACGACCGATTCGGGAAACGCTAACTCGCGGCTCGGATCGAGAATCGCGTCCGTATTGAGATTGTTCGTGACGAGAAACAGGGCCAGATCACCGACCGATTTCGAGGTCGGCGTGACTTTCACGATGTCGCCGAGCACTTGGTTCACGGCCGCGTACGTCTGGCAAATCTCCGGCCAGCGCGAAATCAGCCCGAGCGCTCGGGCTTGTTCCTGCAAGTTCGTGAACTGGCCCCCTGGCATCTCGTGAAGATAGATGTCGGCATCGGGTGCTTTCATGTCGCTTTCAAACGGCGTGTAATACTCGCGAACCGCCTGCCAATAGTAAGCAAGCTGGCGCAGCGCTGCGTCATTCACGCCGGTCGCCCGCGGAGTCGATCGCAGCGCCTCGTTGAGCGCGTTGAGATTCGGTTGCGAAGTGAGGCCTGAGACGGGGGCGATGGCGGCGTCCGTAATATCGAGCCCGACTTCCGCTCCTTTCAACACGCTGGCCCCGGAGATGCCGCTGGTGTCGTGTGTGTGGTAGTGGATCGGGATGCCGATCTCCTGCTTCAGCGTCTTGACGAGCTTCTCGGCGGCGTAGGGCTTGCACAGCCCGGCCATATCTTTGATGGCCAGGATGTGGGCGCCCATCTTTTCGAGCTGTTTGGCCAGCTCGACGTAATACTTCAGATCGTATTTAGGTCGGCTGGGATCGAGAATATCGCCGGTGTAACAGATGGCCGCCTCGCATAGAGCGCCGGTCTCGAGCACGGCGTCCATCGCGACGCGCATGTTCGGCACCCAATTCAGAGAATCGAAGATGCGGAACAGGTCGATTCCCGCGTTCGCGGATTCGACGACGAAGGACTGCACGACGTTATCGGGATAGTTCGTGTAGCCGACGGCGTTCGAGGCCCGCAGCAGCATCTGGAACAGGATGTTCGGAATCCGCTCGCGCAATTGGCTGAGCCGTTGCCACGGGCATTCCTTGAGGAACCGCATCGCCGTGTCGAATGTCGCCCCGCCCCACATCTCGATCGAAAACATCTTCGGCACGAGCCGAGCATAAGCCGCGGCGATCGCCAACATGTCGAAACTGCGCATCCGCGTCGCGAGCAACGATTGATGGGCGTCGCGGAAGGTCGTGTCGGTCAAGAGCAACGGCCGTTGATCGAGAATCCATTGCGAGAACTTCTCGGCGCCGAGTTCCAAGAGCTTGTTGCGCGAACCGGCGATAGGCTGTTCGAGCGGATCATGGTGCGGCACCGGCGCCGGCGTGCGGCGAGTGCTCCGCGGGCGATCCTTGACGAGCGCGTTGCCGTTGACAACCACTTCGGCCAGATACTGGAGCAGCTTCGTGGCCCGATCCTTCCGGATCACCATCTGGAACAACTCGGGCGTTTCGTCGATGAACTTCGTCGTGCATTCGCCCGCCAGAAAGCTCGAATGCGTGACAAGGTTGATCAGAAACGGGATGTTCGTCTTCACGCCCCGAACGCGAAACTCCTGCAAGCAGCGCTCCATCCGCCGCGAAGCATCGACGAGCCGAGTGCCACGGGCCGTGACCTTCACGAGCAGCGAATCGTAGTACGGCGTCACGACCGCGCCGGAGAACGCGGTGCCCGCGTCCAGCCGAATCCCCATGCCGGCGGCTGAGCGATAGGCGGCGATCCGGCCGTAATCCGGCACGAAGCGGTTCTCAGGATCCTCGGTCGTCACTCTGCATTGAAAGGCGAAGCCGTTCGTGCGGATTTCGTCCTGTCGCGCCAATCCGATCTCGGGCGAGCTGAGCGGATAACCGTGAGCAACGAGAATCTGGCTGCGGACCACGTCGATTCCGGTCACTTCTTCCGTGACCGTGTGCTCGACTTGAATCCGCGGATTGACTTCGATGAAGTAATGCTGGCCGTTATCGACATCGAGCAGGAATTCGACAGTGCCGGCGTTCTCATAGCGCACGGTCCGCCCGATCGCCAGGGCCGATTCGCAGAGCTGGCGGCGCAGCGCAGGATCGAGATTCGGGGCAGGGGCGATCTCGACCACTTTCTGATGCCGCCGCTGCAACGAGCAATCGCGCTCCCAGAGATGGACGAGGTTTCCATGCTCGTCGCCGAGCAGTTGCACCTCAAGATGTCGTGCGCGCGAGATGTACTTCTCAACGAACACCTCGGAGCTGCCAAACGCCGAGAGCGACTCGCGCTGGGCCTGCTCGAGACTCGGCGCGAGTTGGCTTTCCTCGAGCACGACGCGCATGCCCCGGCCGCCGCCGCCGTGGGCCGCCTTGAGCATGACGGGAAAGCCGAGCTGCGCGGCCAGCGCCTGGGCGTCGGCGAGGCTTGTCACGGCGTGCGGGCTGCCGGGAAGAATCGGCACCCCGGCCCGCTCGGCGATCTCGCGGGCCGATGTTTTATTGCCAAGCTGCTCGAGCAATTCGACTCGCGGCCCGACGAAAATTAGCCCTGCTTCGTCGCAAGCTCGCCGCAGGGCTGGATTCTCCGAGAGAAAGCCGTAACCGGGATGAATGGCGTCGATGCCGTGGGCCACCGCGATGGCAATGATGCCCTTGATATCGAGATACGCCCGGATCGGCTCCCCCTCCTTGCCGACCTGATAGGCCTCGTCGGCCTTGAAACGGTGCAGGGCGTAGCGGTCTTCGTGGGAATAGAGGGCGACCGTGCGAATGCCCAACTCGTGGGCGGAGCGGAACACGCGAATCGCAATTTCGCTGCGATTGGCGACGAGCAACTTCCGGATGGTCTTCATGGAGTGGCCAGCAAGCGCTCCGTCCCGTTTCCCGCCTCATCACGAGCGTCCCAAATATGTTACACTTGGCGGGAAAACACGCCAGGGGTAAATGAGTTCGGAAGCATGGAACAGGCGGCGGCAAAACGGTGGCTGATGGTTGCCTACGCGGCGACGGTCTTTCTCGGCGCGCTGTTGTTGTTTCAGGTGCAGCCGATCATTAGCCGCTATATTCTGCCCTGGTTCGGCGGCACGCCGGCGGTTTGGACGACGGCCATGCTGTTCTTCCAAACGCTGCTGTTCGCCGGATACGCCTATGCCCACCTGAGCGTTCATTATTTCAAGCCGCTGTGGCAGACCGCGGTGCACCTGGTATTGCTCGTGGCTGCGGTGGTTTCGCTGCCGTTCGTGCCCAGCGCGCGTTGGAAGCCGATCGATGGTTCGCAACCGGCGGGGCGAATCCTGCTTTTGCTAACGGCCAGCGTCGGCTTGCCATATTTCGTTCTCGCCACGACGGGACCGCTGGTGCAGGCCTGGTTCAGCCGGACCAATCCCGACCGCTCGCCATATCGGCTCTATTCGCTGTCGAACGTCGGCTCGCTCCTGGCGCTGTTGACATATCCGTTTCTGATCGAGCCGCTGTTGCCATTGGGCTCGCAAGCGGCGATCTGGCAATGGGCGTTTTGGATCTTTGCCGCGTTGTGCGGCTTCGGCGCGATTCGCATGATCGCGGCAGGCGAGCCGCCCAAGACGGCGCAGCAGGGGAACGGCAAGAAGCGATCGCCAATCGAGCTGCGCGGCAACGCCTCGGCGGTTCCAAACGACGATCAGCCGCCGGGGTGGACGCGTCGTTGGCTGTGGCTCGTGCTGCCGGCCTTCGCCTCGATGGCTTTCCTAGCGACGACAAACCATGCCTGCCAAGACGTGGCCACAGTTCCGTTCTTGTACATCGTGCCGTTGAGCCTATATCTGCTGTCGTTCATCATCTGCTTCGACCACGAGCGCTGGTATTGGCCGAGGCTTGTAGCCGCGGTCACGCTGCTTCTCTATCTTGCGGCGGGAGTATACGCGCTGATGGTCCACGACGCGTTGTCGGCGAACGTCAAGAAGGTCGATGTTGGCCTGAGTTTTGGCGGTCTATTCTGCTTATGCATGCTTTGCCACGGCGAACTCGTCCGGCTCAGGCCGCATCCGCGCTTTTTGACGGCGTTCTATTTGATGATCTCCGCCGGAGGAGCGCTCGGTGGGCTGTTCGTCAGTCTCGTGGCACCTCTGGTGTTCTCCGACTACGCCGAATGGTATATCGGACTGTTCGGAGGCTTGTTGCTGGCCGTGGCCATTCTTTTGGGAACGGACGAGCGAGGTTGGTTGCGGCGCTATCCGCGAGTCTTTGTTCCGGCAATGATCGTTCTGGCTGCGGCTGTGCTGATCGGGGCAAAGCTTGGATTAAAGAACAACGCCAAGATCGTTGCCGCGCGGCGGAATTTCTACGGCGTGCTCAGCGTAAGGAAAAAAGACGACGAAGGTGACACTATACTAATCTTGCTCAATGGGCGGATCACGCACGGAATTCAGTTCGTCGATGATGAGCGCAATAAGATTCCCACCACCTATTACGGTCGGGTAAGCGGCGTCGGCCGCGCAATCGATTTCTTCGCGTCGCAGTCGGTCCCGAGCCTCCGCGTTGGGGCGATTGGCCTAGGGACGGGCACTCTTGCAGCCTACGCCCGACCGAACGATCAATTTGTCTTCTACGAGATCAATCCCGAAGTGCCCAAGATTTCTCGTCAGTATTTTACCTACCTGAAAGACGCCGAGCAGCGCATGGGACAGGGCCGCGGCAGCCTCGAGATTTCAATGGGCGATGCGCGATTGTCGCTCGAACGGGAACTGAACGATCGAACGGAGGGACGACGCTTCCAC encodes:
- a CDS encoding pyruvate carboxylase translates to MKTIRKLLVANRSEIAIRVFRSAHELGIRTVALYSHEDRYALHRFKADEAYQVGKEGEPIRAYLDIKGIIAIAVAHGIDAIHPGYGFLSENPALRRACDEAGLIFVGPRVELLEQLGNKTSAREIAERAGVPILPGSPHAVTSLADAQALAAQLGFPVMLKAAHGGGGRGMRVVLEESQLAPSLEQAQRESLSAFGSSEVFVEKYISRARHLEVQLLGDEHGNLVHLWERDCSLQRRHQKVVEIAPAPNLDPALRRQLCESALAIGRTVRYENAGTVEFLLDVDNGQHYFIEVNPRIQVEHTVTEEVTGIDVVRSQILVAHGYPLSSPEIGLARQDEIRTNGFAFQCRVTTEDPENRFVPDYGRIAAYRSAAGMGIRLDAGTAFSGAVVTPYYDSLLVKVTARGTRLVDASRRMERCLQEFRVRGVKTNIPFLINLVTHSSFLAGECTTKFIDETPELFQMVIRKDRATKLLQYLAEVVVNGNALVKDRPRSTRRTPAPVPHHDPLEQPIAGSRNKLLELGAEKFSQWILDQRPLLLTDTTFRDAHQSLLATRMRSFDMLAIAAAYARLVPKMFSIEMWGGATFDTAMRFLKECPWQRLSQLRERIPNILFQMLLRASNAVGYTNYPDNVVQSFVVESANAGIDLFRIFDSLNWVPNMRVAMDAVLETGALCEAAICYTGDILDPSRPKYDLKYYVELAKQLEKMGAHILAIKDMAGLCKPYAAEKLVKTLKQEIGIPIHYHTHDTSGISGASVLKGAEVGLDITDAAIAPVSGLTSQPNLNALNEALRSTPRATGVNDAALRQLAYYWQAVREYYTPFESDMKAPDADIYLHEMPGGQFTNLQEQARALGLISRWPEICQTYAAVNQVLGDIVKVTPTSKSVGDLALFLVTNNLNTDAILDPSRELAFPESVVDLLAGRMGQPPGGFPPEVRKRVLRDQKAVEGRPGESLPPADFAATAEKLKKIIGGEPSDQDMVTYLLYPRVFQDFVSHQQTFSDTSVLPTPFFLYGQQPGEELAVDIEPGKTLIVKLLTVGEPHPDGRRTVFFELNGQPRSVNVSDKSLETEVIRRPKAEPSDPRQIAAPMPGLVVNVAVKIGDSVKRGQKLLTLEAMKMETTLYAEQDGRVADVLVKAGTPVEAGELVVSME
- a CDS encoding fused MFS/spermidine synthase, coding for MEQAAAKRWLMVAYAATVFLGALLLFQVQPIISRYILPWFGGTPAVWTTAMLFFQTLLFAGYAYAHLSVHYFKPLWQTAVHLVLLVAAVVSLPFVPSARWKPIDGSQPAGRILLLLTASVGLPYFVLATTGPLVQAWFSRTNPDRSPYRLYSLSNVGSLLALLTYPFLIEPLLPLGSQAAIWQWAFWIFAALCGFGAIRMIAAGEPPKTAQQGNGKKRSPIELRGNASAVPNDDQPPGWTRRWLWLVLPAFASMAFLATTNHACQDVATVPFLYIVPLSLYLLSFIICFDHERWYWPRLVAAVTLLLYLAAGVYALMVHDALSANVKKVDVGLSFGGLFCLCMLCHGELVRLRPHPRFLTAFYLMISAGGALGGLFVSLVAPLVFSDYAEWYIGLFGGLLLAVAILLGTDERGWLRRYPRVFVPAMIVLAAAVLIGAKLGLKNNAKIVAARRNFYGVLSVRKKDDEGDTILILLNGRITHGIQFVDDERNKIPTTYYGRVSGVGRAIDFFASQSVPSLRVGAIGLGTGTLAAYARPNDQFVFYEINPEVPKISRQYFTYLKDAEQRMGQGRGSLEISMGDARLSLERELNDRTEGRRFHVIAVDAFSGDAIPTHLLTRQAGDVYKRHLDPEGVLAIHISNRYLNLAPVVRGLAEHLKMNVIAIDSDGNNDDMVYSANWMLLTNNEKLLLSLAPFAKKEDSRPPALLWTDDYSDLVHILK